A part of Streptomyces sp. NBC_00557 genomic DNA contains:
- a CDS encoding ABC transporter substrate-binding protein: MNQRNTWPVLPAVAVLASGLLTACGSQTGDSGGTGSSVVMGMSDDVLATDPASGYDPGSWLLFDNVFQSLLSFPKGATEPQPELASGCTFTDSRATVYRCTLKDGLKFSNGDPLTSKDVKFSFDRMLKINDPSGPAIMFPMLGSVDTPDARTVVFHLKTSDATFPSKIASGAGSIVDHRQYPANSLRTDHKAIGSGPYKLDSFDKDQAVFSVNAHYKGTAKAKNSGVTLKFFHGDRAALKKALLGGDVDIAYRGLTASDIAGIENQSDDKGLEVIEGTSAEVQHLVFNMKDPVAGKLGVRKAMAYLVDRDALIKNVYQGTATPLYSIIPAGITGHNTAFFDTYGARPSRAKAAAALRAAGITGKVRLTLWSTPSRYGPATDDELKAIAGQLNASGLFDADVKSVPFDQYEKDIAAGKYGVYVKGWVPDYPDPDNFTAPFFGKGNVLDNHYGNATISGTLIPDTAAQSDRAATDKDFARLQDIVATDLPVLPVWQAKQYAVVHDGVYGLEYCLDASTVFRFWELSKS, translated from the coding sequence GTGAACCAGCGCAACACGTGGCCAGTCCTGCCCGCCGTGGCGGTACTGGCCTCCGGCCTGTTGACCGCCTGCGGCTCTCAGACCGGTGATTCCGGGGGCACCGGCTCCTCCGTGGTGATGGGGATGTCCGACGACGTCCTCGCCACGGACCCCGCCTCCGGCTACGACCCGGGCTCCTGGCTGTTGTTCGACAACGTCTTCCAGTCGCTGCTCAGCTTCCCCAAGGGTGCGACCGAGCCCCAGCCGGAACTGGCGAGCGGGTGCACCTTCACCGACTCCCGGGCCACCGTCTACCGGTGCACGCTCAAGGACGGCCTGAAGTTCAGCAACGGCGACCCGCTCACCTCGAAGGACGTGAAGTTCTCCTTCGACCGCATGCTGAAGATCAACGACCCCTCCGGGCCCGCGATCATGTTCCCGATGCTCGGCAGCGTCGACACCCCGGACGCCAGGACGGTCGTCTTCCACCTGAAGACCTCCGACGCCACCTTCCCCAGCAAGATAGCCTCCGGCGCCGGCTCCATCGTCGACCACCGCCAGTACCCCGCGAACAGCCTGCGCACCGACCACAAGGCCATCGGCTCCGGCCCCTACAAGCTGGACTCCTTCGACAAGGACCAGGCCGTCTTCTCCGTCAACGCCCACTACAAGGGCACCGCCAAGGCCAAGAACTCCGGCGTCACCCTGAAGTTCTTCCACGGCGACCGCGCCGCCCTGAAGAAGGCTCTCCTCGGCGGCGACGTAGACATCGCCTACCGAGGCCTCACCGCCTCCGACATCGCCGGCATCGAGAACCAGAGCGACGACAAGGGCCTCGAGGTCATCGAGGGCACCAGCGCCGAAGTCCAGCACCTGGTCTTCAACATGAAGGACCCCGTCGCCGGAAAGCTCGGCGTCCGCAAGGCCATGGCCTACCTCGTCGACCGCGACGCCCTCATCAAGAACGTCTACCAGGGCACCGCCACCCCGCTGTACTCGATCATCCCCGCGGGTATCACCGGCCACAACACGGCCTTCTTCGACACCTACGGCGCCCGCCCCTCCCGGGCCAAGGCCGCCGCCGCCCTGCGCGCCGCCGGCATCACCGGCAAGGTCAGGCTCACCCTGTGGTCCACGCCGTCGCGTTACGGCCCCGCCACCGACGACGAGCTCAAGGCCATCGCCGGCCAGCTCAACGCCAGCGGCCTGTTCGACGCGGACGTCAAGTCGGTCCCCTTCGACCAGTACGAGAAGGACATCGCGGCCGGCAAGTACGGCGTGTACGTCAAGGGCTGGGTGCCCGACTACCCGGACCCCGACAACTTCACCGCGCCGTTCTTCGGCAAGGGCAACGTGCTGGACAACCACTACGGCAACGCCACCATCAGCGGCACCCTCATCCCGGACACCGCCGCGCAGAGCGACCGCGCCGCCACCGACAAGGACTTCGCGCGGCTGCAGGACATCGTCGCCACCGACCTGCCCGTCCTGCCCGTCTGGCAGGCCAAGCAGTACGCGGTCGTCCACGACGGCGTCTACGGCCTGGAGTACTGCCTGGACGCCTCCACCGTGTTCCGGTTCTGGGAACTCAGCAAGAGCTGA
- a CDS encoding response regulator, with protein MAIRVLLVDDQPLLRTGFRMILEAEQDIAVVGEAGDGLQALDQVRALQPDVVLMDIRMPRMDGVEATRQITGPGRDGPAKVLVLTTFDLDEYVVEALRAGASGFLLKDAPANELVQAIRVVAAGEAMLAPSITRRLLDKYAGHLPSGEEPVPDTLNTLTDREVEVLKLVARGLSNAEIAADLFVSETTVKTHVGHVLTKLGLRDRVQAAVYAYESGLVRPGAQ; from the coding sequence GTGGCCATCCGTGTCCTACTGGTCGACGACCAGCCCCTGCTGCGTACGGGTTTCCGGATGATCCTGGAGGCGGAGCAGGACATCGCGGTCGTGGGCGAGGCCGGTGACGGTCTGCAGGCCCTCGACCAGGTGCGGGCCCTGCAGCCGGACGTGGTGCTGATGGACATCCGTATGCCGCGGATGGACGGGGTGGAGGCGACCCGGCAGATCACCGGGCCGGGACGGGACGGTCCGGCGAAGGTCCTCGTGCTGACGACCTTCGATCTGGACGAGTACGTGGTGGAGGCGCTGCGCGCCGGGGCGAGCGGTTTCCTGCTGAAGGACGCGCCGGCGAACGAACTGGTGCAGGCGATCCGGGTGGTGGCGGCCGGTGAGGCGATGCTGGCGCCGAGCATCACGCGCCGGCTGCTGGACAAGTACGCCGGGCATCTGCCCTCCGGTGAGGAGCCGGTGCCGGACACGCTGAACACCCTCACCGACCGTGAGGTGGAGGTGCTGAAGCTGGTGGCGCGCGGGCTGTCGAACGCGGAGATCGCGGCCGATCTGTTCGTCAGCGAGACGACGGTGAAGACGCACGTGGGGCATGTGCTGACCAAGCTGGGCCTGCGGGACCGGGTGCAGGCGGCGGTGTACGCGTACGAGAGCGGTCTGGTGCGCCCCGGCGCGCAGTAG
- a CDS encoding PD-(D/E)XK nuclease family protein yields MPEPSSATAPADLGPGSATPTGTPDTGSTTATGTPDPGSATPAARPGPRSTTATASPAPGSARATAAPESGSVVPVAVEAGAGRVAVAPTSLSPSRASDFMQCPLLYRFRVIDRLPEKPSAAATRGTLVHAVLERLFDAPAAERTAPRAKALIPGQWDRLRESRPEVTELFADDPDGERLAGWLAEAERLVERWFTLEDPTRLEPAERELFVEAELESGLRLRGIIDRVDVAPTGEVRIVDYKTGKAPRPEYSEGALFQMKFYALVVWRLKRVVPRRLQLVYLGSGDVVTYDPVLADLERVERKLHALWDAIRQATETGEWRPRPTRLCGWCDHQAHCPEFGGTPPPYPLPVAGTG; encoded by the coding sequence ATCCCTGAGCCCAGCTCAGCGACGGCCCCAGCAGACCTCGGGCCCGGCTCGGCGACACCCACGGGAACCCCTGACACCGGCTCGACCACGGCCACAGGGACCCCTGACCCCGGCTCGGCGACACCCGCAGCGCGCCCTGGTCCTCGCTCGACCACGGCCACAGCGTCTCCCGCACCCGGCTCGGCGAGAGCCACAGCGGCCCCCGAGTCCGGTTCGGTCGTGCCGGTCGCGGTGGAGGCCGGGGCCGGGCGGGTGGCCGTTGCGCCGACGTCGCTGTCCCCGTCGCGGGCGAGCGATTTCATGCAGTGTCCGCTGCTGTACCGGTTCCGGGTGATCGACCGGCTGCCGGAGAAGCCGAGCGCGGCGGCGACCCGGGGCACGCTGGTGCACGCGGTGCTGGAGCGGCTGTTCGACGCGCCGGCGGCGGAGCGGACCGCGCCGCGGGCGAAGGCGCTGATCCCGGGGCAGTGGGACCGGCTGCGGGAGAGCAGGCCGGAGGTGACGGAGCTGTTCGCCGACGATCCGGACGGCGAGCGGCTGGCCGGGTGGCTGGCGGAGGCCGAGCGGCTGGTCGAGCGCTGGTTCACGCTGGAGGATCCGACGCGGCTGGAGCCGGCCGAGCGGGAGCTGTTCGTGGAGGCCGAGCTGGAGTCGGGGCTGCGGCTGCGCGGGATCATCGACCGGGTGGACGTGGCGCCGACCGGTGAGGTCCGGATCGTCGACTACAAGACGGGCAAGGCGCCGCGGCCGGAGTACTCCGAGGGCGCGCTGTTCCAGATGAAGTTCTACGCCCTGGTGGTGTGGCGGCTGAAGCGGGTCGTGCCGCGGCGGCTGCAACTGGTGTATCTGGGCAGCGGGGACGTGGTGACGTACGACCCGGTGCTCGCCGATCTGGAGCGGGTGGAGCGCAAGCTGCACGCGCTGTGGGACGCCATCCGGCAGGCCACGGAGACCGGGGAGTGGCGGCCGCGGCCGACCAGGCTGTGCGGCTGGTGCGATCACCAGGCGCACTGCCCGGAGTTCGGCGGCACTCCCCCGCCGTATCCGCTGCCGGTGGCCGGGACCGGGTGA
- a CDS encoding site-2 protease family protein, translating into MDVSGGSGQPRSGNDKPAEHPAGPTAPTTDPTGPEPQPPTDHHRAETDDTRTDRPGRGDAPPPRQPGTAPGSAGSGAPDATEPGEDTAGLRSDTASAASASPERTDSTDSTGSGTGSDTDASEDRTDAAAPPGPPEGPGTGGAGDAAGAEGHAGRPQPPGTPSRPGHAPGAPRDEQHEHRSLAHSGIAKGEPPQPRPKEPGGGILMGRPFGVPVYVAPSWFLVAALITWVFGGQLDRVLPELGAARYLVSLFFAVAFYASVLVHELAHTVAAIRFKLPVRRIQLQFFGGVSEIEKEAETPGREFVLAFVGPLLSLVLAGLFYVAMKPVEPGTVPGVLLAGLMISNLIVAVFNLLPGLPLDGGRMLRAVVWKITGRPMSGTVAAAWVGRALAVTVLIGLPLLNQSGALGGGSTDTGGMDTVTDALLAAILAAIIWTGAGNSLRMARLREHLPELRARTLTRRAVPVETDTPLSEALRRANAAGARALVVVDAHGTPVSLVRESAIVGVPEHRRPWVAVSGLAQDLTEGMRVSAELAGEELLDVLRATPATEYLVVEETGEIYGVLSAADVERAFVRAMARPAS; encoded by the coding sequence GTGGACGTGAGCGGCGGGAGCGGGCAGCCGCGGTCCGGCAACGACAAGCCGGCCGAGCACCCCGCGGGTCCGACGGCCCCGACGACCGACCCCACCGGCCCGGAGCCCCAGCCCCCCACGGACCACCACCGGGCCGAGACGGACGACACCCGGACCGATCGGCCCGGCCGCGGGGACGCCCCGCCCCCTCGGCAGCCCGGCACGGCCCCCGGCAGCGCAGGCTCCGGCGCCCCGGACGCCACCGAGCCCGGGGAGGACACGGCCGGCCTTCGCTCGGACACCGCCTCGGCCGCCTCCGCCTCCCCGGAGCGCACGGACAGCACGGACAGCACAGGCTCCGGCACCGGCTCGGACACCGACGCGAGCGAGGACCGTACCGACGCCGCAGCGCCGCCCGGCCCTCCCGAGGGTCCCGGCACCGGCGGCGCCGGCGATGCTGCGGGCGCCGAAGGGCACGCCGGCCGCCCCCAGCCCCCCGGCACCCCCTCCCGGCCGGGTCACGCTCCCGGCGCCCCGCGCGACGAGCAGCACGAGCACCGGTCCCTCGCCCACTCCGGGATCGCCAAGGGCGAGCCGCCGCAGCCGCGGCCCAAGGAGCCCGGCGGCGGCATCCTCATGGGACGGCCCTTCGGCGTGCCTGTGTACGTCGCCCCCAGCTGGTTCCTCGTCGCCGCACTGATCACCTGGGTCTTCGGCGGCCAGCTCGACCGCGTGCTGCCCGAGCTGGGCGCCGCCCGCTACCTCGTCTCCCTGTTCTTCGCCGTCGCCTTCTACGCCTCCGTCCTGGTCCACGAGCTGGCCCACACGGTCGCCGCGATCCGCTTCAAGCTCCCGGTCCGCCGCATCCAGCTGCAGTTCTTCGGCGGCGTCTCGGAGATCGAGAAGGAGGCCGAGACCCCCGGCCGCGAGTTCGTCCTGGCCTTCGTCGGCCCGCTGCTCTCCCTCGTCCTGGCCGGCCTGTTCTACGTCGCCATGAAACCCGTCGAGCCCGGCACCGTACCCGGCGTCCTGCTGGCCGGCCTGATGATCTCCAACCTCATCGTCGCGGTCTTCAACCTCCTGCCCGGCCTGCCCCTCGACGGCGGCCGCATGCTCCGCGCCGTCGTCTGGAAGATCACCGGCAGGCCCATGAGCGGCACCGTCGCCGCCGCCTGGGTCGGCCGCGCCCTCGCCGTCACCGTCCTCATCGGCCTGCCCCTGCTCAACCAGTCCGGCGCCCTCGGCGGCGGCAGCACGGACACCGGCGGCATGGACACCGTCACCGACGCCCTGCTCGCCGCCATCCTCGCCGCCATCATCTGGACCGGCGCCGGCAACAGCCTGCGCATGGCCCGCCTGCGCGAACACCTCCCCGAGCTGCGCGCCCGCACCCTGACCCGGCGCGCCGTACCCGTGGAGACCGACACCCCGCTCTCCGAGGCCCTGCGCCGGGCCAACGCGGCCGGCGCCCGCGCCCTGGTCGTCGTCGACGCCCACGGCACCCCCGTCTCCCTGGTCCGCGAGTCCGCCATCGTCGGCGTACCCGAACACCGCCGCCCCTGGGTCGCCGTCAGCGGCCTCGCCCAGGACCTCACCGAGGGCATGCGCGTCTCCGCGGAACTCGCCGGAGAAGAACTCCTCGACGTCCTGCGGGCCACCCCCGCCACCGAATACCTGGTCGTCGAGGAGACGGGCGAGATCTACGGCGTCCTGTCAGCGGCAGACGTGGAGCGGGCCTTCGTCAGGGCGATGGCAAGACCGGCTTCATAG
- the metH gene encoding methionine synthase, which produces MASSPPSPSADSRTRASALREALATRVVVADGAMGTMLQAQEPTLEDFQQLEGCNEILNLTRPDIVRSVHEAYFAVGVDCVETNTFGANHSALGEYDISERVHELSEAGARVAREVADEFTERDGRQRWVLGSMGPGTKLPTLGHAPYTTLRDAYQRNAEGLVTGGADALLVETTQDLLQTKAAVLGARRALDALGLDLPVIVSVTVETTGTMLLGSEIGAALTALEPLGIDMIGLNCATGPAEMSEHLRYLARNARIPLSCMPNAGLPVLGKDGAHYPLTAPELADAQETFVREYGLSLVGGCCGTTPEHLRQVVERVQGLTPPERHPRPEPGAASLYQSVPFRQDTSYLAIGERTNANGSKKFREAMLQGRWDDCVEMAREQIREGAHMLDLCVDYVGRDGVADMEELAGRFATASTLPIVLDSTEVDVIRAGLEKLGGRAVINSVNYEDGDGPDSRFARVTALAKEHGAALIALTIDEEGQARTPEKKVEIAERLIADLTGNWGIREEDILIDTLTFTICTGQEESRKDGLATIEAIRELKKRHPAVQTTLGLSNISFGLNPAARILLNSVFLDECVKAGLDSAIVHASKILPIARFSEEEVTTALDLIYDRRREGYDPLQKLMQLFEGATAKSLKAGKAEELAALPLEERLKRRIIDGERNGLEQDLDEALKDRPALDIVNDTLLDGMKVVGDLFGSGQMQLPFVLQSAEVMKAAVAYLEPHMEKSDAEGKGTIVLATVRGDVHDIGKNLVDIILSNNGYNVVNLGIKQPVSAILEAAEEHRADVIGMSGLLVKSTVIMKENLEELNQRGLAARFPVILGGAALTRAYVEQDLHEIYEGEVRYARDAFEGLRLMDALIGVKRGVPGAKLPELRPRRVRATPAVETEERPEEGHVRSDVATDNPVPTPPFWGTRIVKGIQLKEYASWLDEGALFKGQWGLKQARTGEGPSYEELVETEGRPRLRGLLDRLQTENLLEAAVVYGYFPCVSKDDDLIILDEQGNERTRFTFPRQRRGRRLCLADFFRPEESGETDVVGLQVVTIGSRIGEETAKLFAANSYRDYLELHGLSVQLAEALAEYWHARVRAELGFAGEDPADIEDMFALKYRGARFSLGYGACPDLEDRAKIAELLGPERIGVHLSEEFQLHPEQSTDAIVIHHPEAKYFNAR; this is translated from the coding sequence ATGGCCTCGTCGCCACCGTCCCCTTCCGCCGACAGCCGGACCCGTGCGTCCGCGCTCCGAGAGGCGCTCGCCACCCGCGTGGTGGTCGCCGACGGAGCCATGGGCACCATGCTCCAGGCGCAGGAACCCACCCTCGAGGACTTCCAGCAGCTCGAGGGCTGCAACGAGATCCTCAACCTCACCCGCCCCGACATCGTCCGCTCCGTCCACGAGGCGTACTTCGCCGTGGGCGTCGACTGCGTCGAGACCAACACCTTCGGGGCCAACCACTCCGCCCTCGGCGAGTACGACATCTCCGAGCGCGTCCACGAGCTGTCCGAGGCCGGCGCCCGGGTCGCCCGCGAGGTCGCCGACGAGTTCACCGAACGGGACGGCCGCCAGCGCTGGGTGCTGGGCTCCATGGGCCCCGGCACCAAGCTGCCCACCCTCGGCCACGCCCCCTACACCACCCTGCGCGACGCCTACCAGCGCAACGCCGAGGGCCTGGTCACCGGCGGCGCCGACGCCCTGCTCGTCGAGACCACCCAGGACCTGCTGCAGACCAAGGCCGCCGTCCTCGGCGCCCGCCGCGCCCTCGACGCCCTCGGTCTCGACCTCCCGGTGATCGTCTCCGTGACCGTGGAGACCACCGGCACCATGCTCCTCGGCTCCGAGATCGGCGCCGCGCTCACCGCGCTGGAACCGCTCGGCATCGACATGATCGGCCTGAACTGCGCCACCGGCCCGGCCGAGATGAGCGAGCACCTGCGCTACCTCGCGCGCAACGCCCGCATCCCGCTGTCCTGCATGCCCAACGCGGGCCTGCCCGTCCTCGGCAAGGACGGCGCCCACTACCCGCTGACCGCGCCCGAGCTGGCCGACGCCCAGGAGACCTTCGTCCGCGAGTACGGCCTGTCCCTCGTCGGCGGCTGCTGCGGCACGACGCCCGAGCACCTGCGCCAGGTCGTCGAGCGCGTCCAGGGCCTCACCCCGCCCGAGCGCCACCCGCGGCCCGAACCGGGCGCCGCCTCCCTCTACCAGAGCGTCCCCTTCCGCCAGGACACCTCCTACCTGGCCATCGGCGAGCGCACCAACGCCAACGGCTCCAAGAAGTTCCGCGAGGCCATGCTTCAGGGCCGCTGGGACGACTGCGTGGAGATGGCGCGCGAGCAGATCCGCGAGGGCGCGCACATGCTCGACCTGTGCGTGGACTACGTCGGCCGCGACGGCGTCGCCGACATGGAGGAACTCGCCGGCCGCTTCGCCACCGCCTCCACCCTGCCGATCGTGCTGGACTCCACCGAGGTCGACGTCATCCGGGCGGGCCTGGAGAAGCTCGGCGGCCGCGCGGTGATCAACTCGGTGAACTACGAGGACGGCGACGGCCCCGACTCCCGCTTCGCCAGGGTCACGGCCCTGGCCAAGGAGCACGGCGCCGCCCTGATCGCGCTCACCATCGACGAGGAGGGCCAGGCCCGCACCCCCGAGAAGAAGGTCGAGATCGCCGAGCGGCTCATCGCCGACCTCACCGGGAACTGGGGCATCCGCGAGGAGGACATCCTCATCGACACCCTGACCTTCACCATCTGCACCGGTCAGGAGGAGTCCCGCAAGGACGGACTCGCCACCATCGAGGCGATCCGCGAGCTGAAGAAGCGCCACCCGGCCGTCCAGACCACCCTCGGCCTGTCCAACATCTCCTTCGGCCTCAACCCGGCCGCCCGCATCCTGCTGAACTCCGTCTTCCTCGACGAGTGCGTCAAGGCCGGCCTGGACTCGGCGATCGTGCACGCCTCCAAGATCCTGCCGATCGCCCGGTTCAGCGAGGAGGAGGTCACCACCGCCCTCGACCTCATCTACGACCGCCGCCGCGAGGGCTACGACCCCCTGCAGAAGCTGATGCAGCTCTTCGAGGGCGCCACCGCCAAGTCCCTGAAGGCGGGCAAGGCCGAGGAACTGGCCGCCCTCCCGCTCGAGGAGCGCCTCAAGCGGCGCATCATCGACGGCGAGCGCAACGGCCTGGAGCAGGACCTGGACGAGGCCCTGAAGGACCGCCCGGCCCTGGACATCGTCAACGACACCCTGCTGGACGGCATGAAGGTCGTCGGCGACCTGTTCGGCTCCGGCCAGATGCAGCTGCCGTTCGTCCTGCAGTCCGCCGAGGTCATGAAGGCCGCCGTCGCCTACCTCGAACCGCACATGGAGAAGTCCGACGCCGAGGGCAAGGGCACCATCGTGCTGGCCACCGTGCGCGGCGACGTCCACGACATCGGCAAGAACCTCGTCGACATCATCCTGTCCAACAACGGCTACAACGTGGTCAACCTGGGCATCAAGCAGCCGGTCTCCGCCATCCTGGAGGCCGCCGAGGAGCACCGGGCCGACGTGATCGGCATGTCCGGCCTGCTGGTGAAGTCCACGGTGATCATGAAGGAGAACCTGGAGGAGCTCAACCAGCGCGGCCTCGCCGCCCGCTTCCCGGTGATCCTCGGCGGCGCCGCCCTCACCCGCGCCTACGTCGAGCAGGACCTGCACGAGATCTACGAGGGCGAGGTCCGCTACGCCCGCGACGCCTTCGAGGGCCTGCGCCTGATGGACGCCCTCATCGGCGTCAAGCGCGGCGTGCCCGGCGCCAAGCTGCCCGAGCTGCGCCCGCGCCGGGTACGGGCCACCCCCGCCGTCGAGACCGAGGAACGCCCCGAGGAGGGGCACGTCCGCTCCGACGTCGCCACCGACAACCCCGTGCCCACCCCGCCGTTCTGGGGCACCCGGATCGTCAAGGGCATCCAGCTCAAGGAGTACGCGAGCTGGCTCGACGAAGGCGCCCTGTTCAAGGGCCAGTGGGGGCTGAAGCAGGCCCGCACCGGCGAGGGGCCGTCGTACGAGGAACTGGTGGAGACCGAGGGCCGCCCCCGGCTGCGCGGCCTCCTCGACCGGCTCCAGACGGAGAACCTGCTGGAAGCAGCGGTCGTCTACGGCTACTTCCCCTGCGTCTCCAAGGACGACGACCTGATCATCCTGGACGAGCAGGGCAACGAGCGCACCCGGTTCACCTTCCCGCGCCAGCGACGCGGCCGCCGGCTGTGCCTGGCCGACTTCTTCCGCCCGGAGGAGTCCGGCGAGACCGACGTCGTCGGCCTCCAGGTCGTCACCATCGGCTCCCGCATCGGCGAGGAGACCGCGAAGCTCTTCGCGGCCAACTCCTACCGCGACTACCTCGAACTGCACGGCCTGTCCGTGCAGCTGGCCGAGGCGCTCGCCGAGTACTGGCACGCACGCGTCCGCGCCGAACTCGGCTTCGCCGGTGAGGACCCGGCCGACATCGAGGACATGTTCGCGCTGAAGTACCGGGGCGCCCGCTTCTCCCTCGGCTACGGCGCCTGCCCCGACCTGGAGGACCGCGCCAAGATCGCGGAACTGCTGGGCCCGGAGCGGATCGGCGTCCACCTGTCCGAGGAGTTCCAGCTGCATCCCGAACAGTCCACGGACGCCATCGTCATCCATCACCCGGAGGCGAAGTACTTCAACGCCAGGTGA
- a CDS encoding HAD family hydrolase — MTSTVPALGTRTAEGSALQAVLLDMDGTLVDTEGFWWDVEVEVFASLGHTLDDSWRHVVVGGPMTRSAGFLIEATGADITLAELTVLLNEGFEDRIDRGLPLMPGAARLLAELHEHAIPTALVSASHRRIIDRVLKVLGPHHFALSIAGDEVSRTKPFPDPYLLAAAGLGARPDRCAVVEDTATGVAAAEAAGCRVVAVPSIAPIGPSAGRTVVSSLEEVDLAFLRGLMAQTV, encoded by the coding sequence ATGACCAGCACGGTTCCCGCGCTCGGAACCCGTACGGCCGAAGGCTCAGCCCTGCAGGCCGTGCTCCTCGACATGGACGGCACCCTGGTGGACACCGAGGGATTCTGGTGGGACGTCGAGGTCGAGGTCTTCGCCTCCCTCGGCCACACCCTGGACGACTCCTGGCGGCACGTCGTGGTCGGCGGCCCCATGACCCGCAGCGCCGGCTTCCTCATCGAGGCCACCGGCGCCGACATCACCCTCGCCGAGCTCACCGTGCTGCTCAACGAGGGCTTCGAGGACCGCATCGACCGCGGGCTGCCGCTGATGCCGGGCGCCGCCCGGCTCCTCGCCGAGCTTCACGAGCACGCCATCCCCACCGCCCTGGTCTCCGCCTCCCACCGCCGCATCATCGACCGTGTGCTGAAGGTGCTGGGCCCGCACCACTTCGCCCTGTCCATCGCCGGCGACGAGGTCTCCCGCACCAAGCCCTTCCCCGACCCCTACCTGCTGGCCGCGGCCGGACTCGGCGCCCGGCCGGACAGATGCGCGGTCGTCGAGGACACCGCGACCGGCGTCGCCGCCGCGGAGGCCGCCGGCTGCCGCGTCGTCGCCGTCCCCTCCATCGCCCCCATCGGCCCCTCCGCAGGACGCACCGTGGTCAGTTCGCTGGAAGAGGTCGACCTGGCATTTCTCCGCGGTCTGATGGCGCAGACGGTCTAG
- a CDS encoding ABC transporter substrate-binding protein: MNRKTLVLPAVAGLLTPVLAACGTSDSGSKSSDAIVVGTTDQFTATKDAPAPIDPAYAYDVGTWNILRQTVQTLMAQPKGEGDPVPDAAESCSFTDSGSERYACKLRDGLKFASGDPVTAQDVKYSIERALRIKASSGVSSLLNTIDTIETQGDREVIFHLKTADATFPYKLSTPVAGIVNPKDYEKDKLRDGFEVDGSGPYTFHADVSGNTVTTATFTKNPYYKGAVKVNNNKVELRSFPDAAAMGAAIDKGDIDVMTRTMSPAQIQKLDAGNDDKVDLVDMPGLEIRYLAFDTNAPSVKSKAVRQAMAQLIDRAELVSKVYGTQAEPLYSLVPATVTGHSNSFFNKYGNPSLAKARDLLTKAGISTPVKLTLHYTTDHYGSATKQEFQILQKQLNDSGLFDASIQGHPWAAFRPAEQKGRYDVYGMGWFPDFPDADNFLAPFLDKDNFLGSPYSNTTIQRTLIPASRREADRLNAAKSLTAIQDIVADDVPVLPLWQGKQYVAARDDITGVSYALNSSSTLQLWELGRGVSG, encoded by the coding sequence ATGAACCGCAAGACTTTGGTGCTGCCGGCGGTCGCCGGCCTGCTCACCCCGGTTCTCGCCGCGTGCGGCACATCCGACAGCGGGAGCAAGAGCTCGGACGCCATCGTCGTCGGCACCACGGACCAGTTCACGGCCACCAAGGACGCCCCGGCGCCCATCGACCCGGCCTACGCCTACGACGTCGGCACCTGGAACATCCTGCGCCAGACCGTGCAGACCCTGATGGCCCAGCCCAAGGGAGAGGGCGACCCCGTCCCCGACGCCGCCGAGAGCTGCTCCTTCACCGACAGCGGCAGCGAGCGCTACGCCTGCAAGCTGCGCGACGGCCTGAAGTTCGCCAGCGGCGACCCGGTCACCGCACAGGACGTCAAGTACTCCATCGAGCGCGCCCTGCGCATCAAGGCCAGCAGTGGTGTGTCCTCCCTGCTGAACACCATCGACACCATCGAGACCCAGGGCGACCGCGAGGTCATCTTCCACCTGAAGACCGCCGACGCCACGTTCCCGTACAAGCTGTCCACCCCGGTCGCGGGCATCGTCAACCCGAAGGACTACGAGAAGGACAAGCTCCGCGACGGCTTCGAGGTCGACGGCTCCGGCCCCTACACCTTCCACGCCGACGTCAGCGGCAACACCGTCACCACCGCCACCTTCACCAAGAACCCCTACTACAAGGGCGCCGTGAAGGTGAACAACAACAAGGTGGAACTGCGGTCCTTCCCCGACGCCGCGGCCATGGGCGCCGCCATCGACAAGGGCGACATCGACGTCATGACCCGCACCATGTCGCCCGCCCAGATCCAGAAGCTGGACGCCGGCAACGACGACAAGGTCGACCTCGTCGACATGCCGGGCCTGGAGATCCGCTACCTCGCCTTCGACACCAACGCGCCCAGCGTCAAGTCCAAGGCCGTACGCCAGGCCATGGCCCAGCTCATCGACCGCGCGGAACTCGTCTCCAAGGTCTACGGCACCCAGGCCGAGCCGCTGTACTCGCTCGTGCCCGCCACCGTCACGGGCCACTCCAACTCGTTCTTCAACAAGTACGGCAACCCCAGCCTCGCCAAGGCCAGGGACCTGCTGACCAAGGCCGGCATCAGCACCCCGGTCAAGCTGACCCTGCACTACACCACCGACCACTACGGCTCGGCCACCAAGCAGGAGTTCCAGATCCTGCAGAAGCAGCTCAACGACAGCGGCCTGTTCGACGCCTCCATCCAGGGCCACCCCTGGGCCGCCTTCCGCCCCGCCGAGCAGAAGGGCCGCTACGACGTCTACGGCATGGGCTGGTTCCCCGACTTCCCCGACGCCGACAACTTCCTCGCGCCCTTCCTCGACAAGGACAACTTCCTCGGCTCGCCGTACTCCAACACCACCATCCAGCGCACGCTGATCCCGGCGTCCCGACGCGAGGCCGACCGGCTCAACGCCGCCAAGAGCCTGACCGCGATCCAGGACATCGTCGCCGACGACGTCCCGGTCCTGCCGCTGTGGCAGGGCAAGCAGTACGTCGCCGCACGCGACGACATCACGGGCGTCTCCTACGCCCTCAACTCGTCGTCTACGCTCCAGCTGTGGGAGCTCGGCCGCGGTGTGAGCGGCTGA